A segment of the Candidatus Izimaplasma bacterium HR1 genome:
TTTTCAACATGTTAAAAATATTAAAATAGTACGAAAAGGTGATTTATCATGAAAATCGCATTTTATACATTAGGTTGTAAAGTAAATACATATGAAACTGAAAGTATTTGGGAGATCTTTAAAAGTCACGGTTATAACCGTGTAAAAAGTGATGAATATGCTGACGTCTATATTGTTAATACTTGTACAGTAACTAATAGTGGTGATTCTAAAAGTAGAAAAGCGATTAGAAAACTAATAAAAAACAACCCCGAAAGCGTCATTGCAGTCATGGGTTGTTATTCGCAAATGGATCCGGAAAAAGTATACGAGATAGACGGTGTAGATATTGTGATTGGTACTAAACACCGCGAGCAAATCTATCCTCTAGTTGAGAAAGTTTTAAGAGAACGAACAAGAATTAAAAATGTAACAGATGTTTCAAAATACCGTGTATTTGATGAAACTCATGTTACTAATTTTACCGAAAATACTCGAGCATTTTTGAAAATACAAGATGGCTGTAATAACTTTTGTAGCTATTGTATAATTCCTTTTGCTAGAGGACCAGTAAGAAGTCGAGACAAAGATTCTATTTTAGAAGAAGCTAGAGATTTAGTTAAGAATAAATATCATGAAATTGTCTTAACGGGGATTCATACAGGTGGATATGGTACAGATTTAGAGGGTTATTCATTTTATGATTTATTAGAAGACTTAAGTAGTATTGATAATCTTGACAGAATTAGACTCTCTTCAATTGAAATAAATGAATTAACCGAAGATATCTTAAACCTTATAGCTTCTAATAAGAAATTCGCCAAACACTTACACATACCTCTACAAAGTGGTAGTGAGAGAGTCCTTAGTGAAATGAGAAGAAAATATACAAAAGATGAATTTAGGAATATGATAGTTAATATTAGAAATATAATTCCTAATATTGCTATTACTACTGATGTTATTGTTGGCTATCCAAGTGAGACCGATGAAGAATATTTAGAAATGTTTGATTTTATTAAAGAAATGAAGTTCTCC
Coding sequences within it:
- the mtaB gene encoding Threonylcarbamoyladenosine tRNA methylthiotransferase MtaB produces the protein MKIAFYTLGCKVNTYETESIWEIFKSHGYNRVKSDEYADVYIVNTCTVTNSGDSKSRKAIRKLIKNNPESVIAVMGCYSQMDPEKVYEIDGVDIVIGTKHREQIYPLVEKVLRERTRIKNVTDVSKYRVFDETHVTNFTENTRAFLKIQDGCNNFCSYCIIPFARGPVRSRDKDSILEEARDLVKNKYHEIVLTGIHTGGYGTDLEGYSFYDLLEDLSSIDNLDRIRLSSIEINELTEDILNLIASNKKFAKHLHIPLQSGSERVLSEMRRKYTKDEFRNMIVNIRNIIPNIAITTDVIVGYPSETDEEYLEMFDFIKEMKFSELHVFPYSRRSGTIAAKMKDQINGIIKSYRVNQLLVLSEELANNYIDAQNTLSVIFETSDSEFTYGHSDNYLYVKTDKDLTLHNKLIDTKIIKGTHRNLYVKKIG